The bacterium DNA segment CATCACTGACAGCCTGCATCGCCTCCGGTTTCCTCCAAGCAGCGCCGCCCTCAAGTCCCGCTTGACGTGACAGTGACTCTGACACTGCAGCGATCAGGTTTTTGGCCTGTTCAGCGCTTGGTTGCTTCACTAGGTCAAAGAAGGAGAATTCGGTAGGTTTTTTAGTCCATGCTAGAAATACCGTTTCCCCTACCCTTAGGTGATGAGAAGAGTCACTAAGCAGGCGATTGAGCGCATTGCCAATCGCTTCTGCAGGTACTTGTCCGATGGGTGAGTTCAAGGCTGCTTTAAGTCCAAAGGATTCACCGGATGGATTGTTGACGCTAACCCGCGCGGTTCCACTCGGTTGGCCTCCGGGTATACCTTTAATTGGAATAGGCATGCGGTCAACAATAACGGTTTCAATTCCAGTTATCGAGCAGAGTCCACGCTCTCCTTCGGCAGGTGCTGACCAAAAGGCACGCACTGAAGGTAAGTCAGCAGGGTTGATCCCGTTGACTTCTAAAAAAAAGTCATCCATACTTGGGTCGATCTCATGCGATTTAGTTAGCTTTTCAGGGCCTCCGTTCACAAGCCAATTGGCTAGAACTTGAACCGTAGGTTCTTTCGTTTTCTCTGCGCACTCCTTAACCAACGCCACGTACTCGTGGTGTGACTGAGCCACTCGCTTCGGATTGTCCTTATCTCCTTCCAGCCCTAGCACGTATTGTGCGTTGTCATGGATGAGGCGAGGCCTTACGCCTGACGAACGCCGCGGTTGTTCACGAGGAACGACATAAGTCTTGCCCTCGCGTGTTCCCCTTTTTTCACCGGTTAGAGCTATGACTTCGATCAGCTTGCCATCTTTGTCGAGACTAATTCGCTTCGTGAGGAAAGCTGGCTGATAACCGGACGGCAAACTATCCCCTTCGCGTTCCCAATACTCAATAAGGCGCTTGAGTATCATCGCTCCACCCCCAGCGGTTTATTAGGTACTTTTAGAACACCGCTTTCTACGATGGCATGAAAGAAGAGAGGACTGTGCGGAGGTTTTATATTGCCCTTTGCGTCAGTCTTGTAGTCCAAGTCCCAGAGCATCAGCCCGAGGTCTTCGTTCCAGTCGATCGTAGTATCGCGATTAGGCATTGGACCAAATTCCGCAGCAAATTCCCTGCAGCCGAGCGCTGGACGGTGGAAGCACTGGCCGCGCTCAACGCGACGCCTAAATTGATCACGATACTTGGCGGGGTCATCTTTTACGTCCGGCTTAACTTCCACATCGGCATAGATCGCGTAATCAACATCCCGTAAACACACAGCATGCCGTTGTGTTCGGTCCTCTTCAATCAGAAGAGGCGAACCTCCAATAGACATCTTGCTGTTAAGTTCATTTCGCACCAGCGAGAAGGTGCGCACTTCCGACAACACGTGAATTTCATGGACTCGCCATACAAACTGCGGATGCCAGAAGATGGCCTCCAATATCCCACGCGCAGCCGAAGGCGTCATTATTGGGTAAGTCACACGCTCTACCTTGGCTTCTGGCCGCGTAAAGCACGCGAACTCACCCTTCACTCGCACGGAAAGCCAGTTACTCATTTTCACCTTCCTATATAATCAGGTCGGAGGGGTCAGCGATCTGTGAACCGCTAATCCCAAGGTTCTTGTCATAGAGCCCTATCCAAAGATAGAACCCGGTTGGTTCGTCCAATCGCGCATCACCGGATTGAACCGCTTTGCGCAATTGATGTTCAAAGAGGTTGACTTGATAAGGGGAGAGCTTTCTCGCGGCATATCTCGGCGAGATGTTCCCATGATGCACAGCCGCGAGAACTTGCTCGATCTTCTTCGGTGCGTAGCTAAGCACGATCGCGGCGGTGGTGTTCTTGTCAATAAGTCGGTATAGTTCAGCTGTCTTTGGATAATTTAAACGTTCACGGGACTGTTGAATGTTCTTAGCGTCGGTTGCTGTGCTTCTATAGAGATCGTGGAAGTAGGCAGACTGAACGTCCGGCATGTCCAACCGCTTAATATCGCGATCTATGCGCGAACGGGTCAGGTCAATTGCAGTGCGGTACGCGCCTTTTGGGCTACCGCCTCCCGTTAATTCAAATATATGACATATGCCGGGTTCGCTTTGATTGCCCTCACGGTTGCATCTGCCGGCGACTTGGACAATGCTTGACAACGGTCCCATAGCACGGAAAACAACAGGAAAGTCCAGATCAACGCCCGCCTCAACTACCTGAGTCGATACCAAACGACAGGGCTTACCTTCACTCATCCTTGCTTTCACTGCCTCTAGCACCTTCCGTCGGTGTGCTCCGCATAGGCTTGTACTTAAATACAAGGCATCGGAATCTTCTAAAGCATCATAGACAAGTGCCGCATCCTTCTTCGTATTGAACACTGCAAGGGCTTGCGTATGCTCAAGCAGGGCTGTTGCCACCTGCTCCGGGGTCAACGTGCCATCGAAGGAATACTGCACACGTCGTAACTGATCGAAAAGCTTTTTAGGTTCCGCTATAATCTCAACTGCCTCACTGATTAGCGGTGCTCCCACATCACTCCAATCCGGCTGGGTGGCTGTTGAAAAGAGTACCGTTACTCCATAACACTCGATAAGCTGTCTCAGAACATCAAGGGTGGTTTCTAATAGGTGGGGAGGCAGCATCTGGACTTCATCGAGTACAAGCACGCTGCGAGCAATGTTGTGGAGCTTGCGGCAGTGAGAAGGGCGCTTGGACAGCAGGCTTTCAAAAAGTTGCACCGTTGTTGTCACGATCAAAGGGCAATCCCAATTCTCAGCTGACAACTGCCGCGTGCAATCGTCATCTTCTTCAAAGTCTAATGCTGAATGGTGTTCAAGAATATTTTCGCTTCCGAATACGGTTGTATATTGGTCTGCTGTTTGCTCGATGATGCTCGTGAAGGGGATTGCCACGATCACTCGGTCAAGATTGTGCACCTGAGCGTGTTCCAAGGCGAAAGTTAACCCTGAGAGTGTCTTGCCGCCGCCTGTTGGCACGGTCAAGCGGAAAGCACCTTGTGGTTTGCCTGCTGCTCCTCGGCACGCTTCAAGAACCCCCCTCCGTACTTCATTCACAGTGGAAAGTTTCGCGGATTCTGTTTTCTGGTCAACATATTCGCGCAATTGCCCCGCGTAGTCTTTAACCGGTGGATATTTGCCGCGTGTGACATTTCCGCGCATGTGATGCTCGGTATCCAGATAATCAGCGTCTACCAAAGCGCTGAAAGACATGCGGATTAGCATCTCGGCGTCCAGAGGATTATTGGCCGATGTTGGTAAAGTTGGTCTCTTTGGATGGATGCCAATAGCAGCAGCGAAGTCTTGTGCAGCTTTCACGGTTTGTGAGTCGGCACTCGCTGCACGCACGCTGAATTCATCAATGGCTATTAAACCTGTATGATGGCCAATTACTGCCAGTGCAAGCGGACCCAACTCTTTTGCCATAACGCATGAGCCACCGATGGCATGTGGGCATCTTTCCGCCTGTCGGTTTTCCGAAGCGGCTTTTAAATAGTTTTGAAATCGTTGGTCAGCCTTTCCGAGGTCATGTGCTAAACCAAGAAGGCGGCCTACTTCTG contains these protein-coding regions:
- a CDS encoding type I-C CRISPR-associated protein Cas8c/Csd1, producing MILKRLIEYWEREGDSLPSGYQPAFLTKRISLDKDGKLIEVIALTGEKRGTREGKTYVVPREQPRRSSGVRPRLIHDNAQYVLGLEGDKDNPKRVAQSHHEYVALVKECAEKTKEPTVQVLANWLVNGGPEKLTKSHEIDPSMDDFFLEVNGINPADLPSVRAFWSAPAEGERGLCSITGIETVIVDRMPIPIKGIPGGQPSGTARVSVNNPSGESFGLKAALNSPIGQVPAEAIGNALNRLLSDSSHHLRVGETVFLAWTKKPTEFSFFDLVKQPSAEQAKNLIAAVSESLSRQAGLEGGAAWRKPEAMQAVSDDDFYVLALSANMSRAVVRDYHETTLPNAKRALALWYLKLGIQGMDGQDITPPGIFQLAVSLYREAKDIPKHVPVSLLRTALTGVTLPSLLLALAVRRNVVMRGPYDEMNKKRRLSYPRIALIKAVLTPNPKEDNQLSALNEKHPDAAYH
- the cas5c gene encoding type I-C CRISPR-associated protein Cas5c, producing the protein MSNWLSVRVKGEFACFTRPEAKVERVTYPIMTPSAARGILEAIFWHPQFVWRVHEIHVLSEVRTFSLVRNELNSKMSIGGSPLLIEEDRTQRHAVCLRDVDYAIYADVEVKPDVKDDPAKYRDQFRRRVERGQCFHRPALGCREFAAEFGPMPNRDTTIDWNEDLGLMLWDLDYKTDAKGNIKPPHSPLFFHAIVESGVLKVPNKPLGVER
- the cas3 gene encoding CRISPR-associated helicase Cas3', whose amino-acid sequence is MNKNLYAHTPGNSGSWHDLEQHCRAVSEMAAEFAAKFDASEVGRLLGLAHDLGKADQRFQNYLKAASENRQAERCPHAIGGSCVMAKELGPLALAVIGHHTGLIAIDEFSVRAASADSQTVKAAQDFAAAIGIHPKRPTLPTSANNPLDAEMLIRMSFSALVDADYLDTEHHMRGNVTRGKYPPVKDYAGQLREYVDQKTESAKLSTVNEVRRGVLEACRGAAGKPQGAFRLTVPTGGGKTLSGLTFALEHAQVHNLDRVIVAIPFTSIIEQTADQYTTVFGSENILEHHSALDFEEDDDCTRQLSAENWDCPLIVTTTVQLFESLLSKRPSHCRKLHNIARSVLVLDEVQMLPPHLLETTLDVLRQLIECYGVTVLFSTATQPDWSDVGAPLISEAVEIIAEPKKLFDQLRRVQYSFDGTLTPEQVATALLEHTQALAVFNTKKDAALVYDALEDSDALYLSTSLCGAHRRKVLEAVKARMSEGKPCRLVSTQVVEAGVDLDFPVVFRAMGPLSSIVQVAGRCNREGNQSEPGICHIFELTGGGSPKGAYRTAIDLTRSRIDRDIKRLDMPDVQSAYFHDLYRSTATDAKNIQQSRERLNYPKTAELYRLIDKNTTAAIVLSYAPKKIEQVLAAVHHGNISPRYAARKLSPYQVNLFEHQLRKAVQSGDARLDEPTGFYLWIGLYDKNLGISGSQIADPSDLII